The Jannaschia sp. GRR-S6-38 genomic interval CGGGCGGGGCCACGCGGATACGCGCACACGCCTTTACACCAAGCCCGAGCGGCATGCGAATTACTGTCTCGTCTCGGATTCCGGCCGCGTTCGGGGCTTTGCCGTTCCGGCCACGCCGGTGCTGTCGGATCACCGCCCCCTGATCCTGGAGCTGGCGGCCTGATCCCCGCCGCCGCCCGTATCCGCCATTGCAACCGCGCGCCATTTGTCACAGATAGGTGACACGGTCCTGCCCCCGGACGCTCGGGCGTAGGGACCGGTTGAGATTCTTTCCCGTGCATCATCGGCGCCTCGATTCGGCCCGCGCATCGGGGAAAGTTTGCGTCCGCGCGGCCCAAGTCCGCGGACGGAGAGACGCCCGCGACCCGAGGTCCGGGCCTTTAAGCGGATCCGCGCCCGGAGGCCAAGCCCCGGCGCACGGGTCGGAATGAGAGCCGCGATGACGCAGGTCGAGACAGCGACGAACCGGATGCGGCAAGCCCGCACCGAAGCGCTGCTGACTGCGCTCGCCCCATCTAGACAGGCACGAAGGCTGGCCCCCCCGGGGGGCGTGGTCACGTGACCTGCGGAAAGCACAATGGCGAAGAAAATGCTGATCGACGCCACCCACCCGGAGGAGACCCGGGTCGTGGTGGCAGACGGGAACAAGGTCGAGGAGTTTGACTTCGAGAGCCTGAACAAGCGGCAGCTTGCGGGCAACATCTATCTGGCGAAGGTCACTCGGGTGGAGCCGTCGCTCCAGGCCGCCTTCGTCGATTACGGCGGAAACCGGCACGGCTTCCTCGCCTTCTCGGAAATCCATCCCGATTACTACCAGATCCCCAAGGCCGATCGCGACGCGATCCTGGCCGAGGAGCGCGCCTATGCCGAGGCGCAGGCCGCCGCCGACGAGGCCGCGGATGACAAGGCACGCGCCGCGCGCGGAGAGGACGAGTCCGACGAGGACAGCATCGACGAGGCGCCCGAGGCCGCGGCCGAGGAGGCGCCCAAGAAGTCCCGCAGCCGCTCGCGCAGCCGGTCCCGGTCGCGCAAGAAGGCCGACACGGGTGACGAGCGCCAAGCGGACGACGCCGGGTCGAACGGCGATGAGGGCGAGGCGCCCGCCGCCGAGGCTGTGGCTGCGGAGGAGGCCGAGGAAGGCCCGGCCGTCGTGACCGGCACCGGTCCCGAACTGTCCGAGGCCGCCGAAAGCGCGGCTCCGGAAGAAGGGTCCGAGGCGGATGCGCCCGAGGCGGATGCCACGGACGGCCCGAACCGGACGATCGCGGAGAGCGCGGGCCTCGAGGACGAGACCCGCGGCGAGGACGACGCACCGGAGCCCGCCGAAGGCGCCTCCGAGGCGGAGGCCCAGCCGGATGCCGATCCGGCCCCCGAGACCACCGACGAGGACGGCGCGTCGCAGGCCGAGGCCCGCCCCGACCCCAAGGGCATGGAAACCGTCGATGCCGACGCGGCCGACGATGCCGGGGAGGACTCCGACGCGGCAACCGACGCGGCGGTGGAAGGCTCCGACGACAGCGACGAGAAGCCCAAGCGCAAGTCGCGCAGCCGGTCCCGCTCGCGCGGGCACAAGAAGGCTGCCGACGAGAAGGATGACAGCGTCGAGACCGTCGCCGATGACGACGAGCCTGAGGAGATCCGCCCGGCGCGCAAGCCGCGCCCGCGCAAGTACAAGATCCAGGAGGTCGTGAAGGTCCGCCAGATCATGCTCGTGCAGGTCGTCAAGGAGGAGCGCGGCAACAAGGGCGCCGCGCTGACCACCTATCTCAGCCTCGCGGGCCGTTACTGCGTGCTGATGCCGAACACGGCGCGGGGCGGCGGGATCAGCCGCAAGATCACCAATGCGGCCGATCGCAAGAAGCTCAAGGAGATCGCCTCCGAGATCGACGTGCCGCAGGGCGCGGGCCTGATCGTGCGCACGGCGGGCGCCAAGCGCACCAAGACCGAGATCAAGCGCGACTACGAATACCTCCAGCGGCAATGGGAGCAGGTGCGCGAGCTCACGCTCAAATCCATCGCGCCCGCGCCGATCTACGAGGAAGGCAACCTGATCCACCGCTCGATCCGCGACTATTACAGCCGCGACATCGACGAGGTGATCGTGGACGGCGAGGCCGGCTACCGCGAGGCCAAGGCCTACATGAAGCTGATCATGCCCTCCCACGCCAAGAACGTGAAGCTGCATGACGGCGGCGGGCTGCCGCTCTTCGCGAAATACGGGGTCGAATCCTACCTCGCGGGGATGTTCAACCCGACCGTCCAGCTGAAATCGGGCGGCTACATCGTCATCGGCATCACCGAGGCGCTGGTCGCCATCGACGTGAACTCGGGCAAGTCGACGAAGGAAGGCTCGATCGAGGACACCGCGGTCAAGACCAACCTGGAGGCCGCCGAGGAGGTCGCCCGCCAGGCCAAGCTGCGCGATCTCGCGGGGCTGATCGTCATCGACTTCATCGACATGGACGAGCGCAAGAACAACGCCGCCGTCGAGAAGCGGCTGAAGGACGCGCTCAAGCACGACCGCGCCCGCATCCAGGTCGGCCGCATCTCGGGCTTCGGCCTTCTGGAGATGTCGCGCCAGCGGCTGCGGCCGGGCATGCTGGAGGCCACGACGCAGGCCTGCCCGCATTGCCAGGGCACGGGGCTGATCCGGTCCGACGATTCGGTCGCGCTCGGCATTTTGCGCGCGCTTGAGGAGGAGGGGACGCGCAAGCGGTCGCGCGAGGTGCTGCTCAAGCTGCCGGTCGATATCTGCAACTACCTGATGAACGAGAAGCGCGAGCATCTGGCGCAGATCGAGGCGCGCTACGACATGGCCGTCCGCGTGACCGCCGACCCGTCGCTGGTGGCGCCCGACTTCCACATGGAGAAGTTCAAGACCGCCACGCGGGTCGTGCCGAAACCGGCGGCGACCGTGGTCGGGATGGACACCTCCTGGACGCCCGAAGAGGACGAGGACGAGGACGATATCGTCGAGGCGGAGGCCGAGGAGGCGTCCGACGACCGCGACGAGGGCGAGGCCCGGGGCCGCGGCCGGTCCGAGTCCGGCGAAAACGGCGAAAATGGTGAAGGTAGCGGCAAGAAGAAGCGCCGCCGCCGTTCGCGGCGTCGCAAGAAGGGCGACGAGAACGGCAATGCCGAGGCGGGCGAAAGCGCCGATCAGGGCCAGGCCGCCTCCGAGGCGGGCGAGCCCCGGCCGGACGAGGTCGCCGCACCCGAGATGCCGCCGCAGGACGCCGTGCCCGAGACCACGCAGGCCGACGCGCCCGACGTGCCGCAGGCCGAGGAGGGCGAGAAGCCGAAATCCCGCTCGCGCAGCCGCTCGCGGAAGAAGGCGCCCGCGCCCGAGGTCGAGAGCCCGTCCGAGGCGCAGCCCGAGATGGCCGAGGCCGTGGATGCGCCCGTAGCCGAGGCGGCGCCCGCCGAGGCGGAGGCCCCGGCGGCTCCCGAGGCCGCGCAGAAGCCGAAGCGCAAGACACGCGTCCGCGCCAAGGCGCCCGCGCCCTCCGAGCCGGTGCAGGAGGCGGCCGACGCCGCGGCGGAGGCGGCGCCCGAGCCGGAGCCTGAGCCGGAGCCTCAGCCCGCGCCCGAACCGGAGGCGGAGACCGCCGCCGAGGAGGGCGAGGCCAAGCCCAAGCGGCGCGGTTGGTGGTCCTTCGGCACCTGACAGCGCCCTGACGATCCCGGACGCCGGCCCCCTCATGGGCCGGCGTTCGTCGTTTCAGAGAGGCCCCGGCGCGCGCTCAGCGCCGGGGGGCGACGGCGAGGATGTCCTGCGCCCTGAGCCAGCCCGCCGAGCCGCGCGGCAATTGCGCCGAGGCGCGCTCGGCATGGATCCCGGCATCCTCCATCCGGCCCAGCACGGCGTAGCGCTCCGCCGCCGCCACCGAGGCGAGGCCGGGCTGGCCGAGCCGCGCATGGGCGGTCGCGAGGTCGCGCAGCATCCGGGGATCGAAAGGATCGCGGGAGCGCGCCCGCTCCAGCACCGGCAGCGCCTCCGAGAAGCGGCCCGTCGCCATCAACGCGCGGCCCAGCCCGGCCTGGATCAAGCCCTCGCGCGGGGCCAGTTCGGCGGCGCGGGCATAGCTCGCGACCGCCGCGCCGGCCCGGCCGCTTTCCAGCAGGAACTGGCCCTTCAGCTCGTGGTAATAAGGGTCGGATCCGCGCGCGCGGATCAGGCTGTCGATCCCCGCCAGCGCGCGGGCCGCATCGGCCTGCCGGTGATGCGCGATGGCGCGGCGCAGGACCGCCACCTCGTCCTGCGCGCCGCGCACCCGGCTCAGCGTCCAGCGCGGCGCCCGCAGGAAGGCCGACAGCTTGCCGCGCGCCCGGGCGTGCCAGTAATCCACCGCCCCGGGCGGTCGCGGCTGTGCCGGATAGGCCGCGGCGAAGCCCTCGACCGCGCGCAGCCGGTCGCGGGTCAGCGGGTGGGTGCGGGCATAGGGGTCCTGCCGGCCCACCGACAGAAGCTCCTGGCCGCGGAAGATCTCCAGAACCTCGAGTGCCGCGTTCGGATCGGCCCCGGCCGCCGCCATGAAGCGTAGCGAGGATTGGTCGGCGCTGCTTTCCTCGGCGCGGGTATGCGCGAAGAGGCTGCGCTGCGCCGACGAGGCCGTGCCGACCGCGAGCCCGAAGCCCGCGCGCGGGCCCGCGGCCGCCGCCGCCGCCGCGCCCAGCAGGAGGCCCATCTTCGCGACATTCGCCGCCGAACGCGCCGCCGCCGGGCGCCGCGTCAGGTGGCCGTTGACGATATGCGCGGCCTCGTGCGCCAGCACGGCCTGCACCTGGTCCACCGTCTCCAGCCGCATCAGCAGGCCTGAATGGATGAAAATCGACCGGGCATCGCCGACGAAGGCGTTCATCTGGTCGTCGTCGATCAGGTAGATGCGGGTGGAAGCGGGCAGGCCGGCCGCGCGGAAGATCGGCGCCGCGACCTGGCGCAGCGCGTATTCGATCTCCGCGTCGCGGATCAGTCCCTGCGCGCGGGCGGGCAGGGCGGCCATCGCCAGCGTCCAGGCCAGGACCAGCGTCGCGGAAAGCAGGCGGATCATCGGCGTCTCCCTCGGCATGGCGGCGGGCCGCATTGACGCGCCCCCGGCGCGCGGGCCATTGCTCGGCCCGGGCAGTATGGAGAGGCGCATGTCGGGCGCAAGTCAGGTGTCGGTCCGGGTCTCGGACCGCAGCCAGGTCGACCCGTTCATCGTGATGGACGTGATGGAACGCGCGCGCCGGGCGGAAGCGGCGGGCCGCTCGATCATCCACATGGAAGTGGGTCAGCCCGGCACGCCCGCCCCCCAGGCCGCGCGCGATGGGCTGGTGGCGGCGATGCAGGCGGGGCCGCTGGGCTATACCGTCGCGCTGGGCCTGCCCGAGCTGCGCGCCCGGATCGCACGGCTCTACCGCGACTGGTACGGCCTCGAGCTCGACCCCGAGCGCGTGGTGGTGACCGCCGGCTCGTCGGCGGCGTTCCTCTTGGCCTTCACCGCGCTGTTCGACGCGGGCGAGAAGGTGGGGCTTGGGCTGCCGGGCTATCCCTCCTACCGGCAGATTCTGCGCGCGCTGTCGCTGGAGGCGGTCGGCATCGAGACGCAGGCCGAGAACCGCTTCCAGCCGGTCGCGCGTGAATTGCCGCCCGACCTCGCCGGGCTGATCGTCGCCTCGCCGGCCAATCCCACGGGCACGATGCTCGACAAGCCCGCGCTCGCCGCGCTGATCGCGGCCTGCGCGGCGAACGGGACGGCCTTCGTCAGCGACGAGATCTATCACGGCATCCAGTACGAGGGCCGCGCCGTCAGCGCGCTTGAGGTGTCGGACGACGTCTACGTCATCAACTCCTTCTCGAAATATTTCAGCATGACCGGCTGGCGGATCGGCTGGATGGTCGTGCCCGAGGCCCATATCCGCACCATCGAGCGGCTGGCGCAGAACATGTTCATCTGCGCACCCCATGCCAGCCAGGTGGCCGCGCTGCACGCCATGGATGCCGAGGCCGAGCTGCGCGCCAATCTCGAAATCTATGCCGAGAACCGCCGCCTGATGCTGGACGGCCTGCCCCGCGCGGGCTTCGACCGGATCGCGCCGCCGGACGGGGCGTTCTACGTCTACGCCGATGTCTCGGGCCTGACCGATGACAGCCTCGGCTTCGCCGCCCGGATTCTCGACGAGGCTGGGGTCGCGGTCACGCCGGGGCTGGATTTCGACCCCGGGCGCGGGGCCGGGACGCTGCGCTTCAGCTACGCGCGCGCCACGGCCGACATCGCCGAGGGGCTGGTCCGGCTGGAGCGGTTCATGGGGCGGCGATGATCCCTCTGCTTCGCGCGACCCTGCTGGCCGTCGCGCTCGCGCTGCCGGCGCAGGCGCAGGATTTCACCGCCCGCGCGCAGGTCACCGCCGCCGAGATCGAGGCAGGCCGGCGCGGCGCGGCGCTGGAGATCGCGCTCAGCCAGCCGGTGCCCTGGCGGGTCTTCCTGAAGGACGCGCCCTGGCGGCTGATCCTCGACACGTCCGAGATCGACTGGTCCGGGCTGCCCGCCACCGAGGGCGTGGCCACCGGCCGCGTCGCGCCGGGCTGGTCGCGGCTGGTGCTGTCGCTGGACGGGCCCGCGCGGATCGACCGGGCCTGGATGGAGACGGGCGAGATCGGTGCGATCATCCACGTGCGCGCCGAGGCGGGCGAGGGCGCGCCCGGCCCGCTGATCGAGCGCGGCTGGGATCGCGTGCCGCAGGCCGTCGAAACCCCCGCGCGTCCCCGCCAGACCGGCGACCGCCCGCTGGTCGTGGCGCTCGACCCCGGGCATGGCGGCATCGACCCGGGCGCGGAGCGCGGCGGCACGACCGAGGCGGTGCTGATGCTCCGCTTCGCGCGCGAGCTGGCCGAGGTGCTGCGCCGCGAGGGGCATGTCGTGGTCCTGACGCGCGAGAGCGACGAGTTCGTGGGTCTGCGCGGGCGCTCCGCCGTCGCGCGGGCGGCGGGGGCCGACCTGATGATCTCGCTCCATGCCGACGCGCTGGACGGCGGCGGCGCGGATGGCGCCAGCGTCTACACGCTCGACGCCGAGACCGGCGAGGGCATCGCGGCCGAACTGGCCGCGCGGCAGGGGCGGGGCGATCTGCTCTTGGGCGTCGAGCTGGAGGATCGCGGCGACGAGATCGCGCAGGTCCTGATCGACCTCGCCCGCGCCGAGACCGCGCCCCGCGCCGACGCCCTGGCCGACGCGCTGGTCGCGGGGATCGGCGCCGCGGGGCT includes:
- a CDS encoding Rne/Rng family ribonuclease, with amino-acid sequence MAKKMLIDATHPEETRVVVADGNKVEEFDFESLNKRQLAGNIYLAKVTRVEPSLQAAFVDYGGNRHGFLAFSEIHPDYYQIPKADRDAILAEERAYAEAQAAADEAADDKARAARGEDESDEDSIDEAPEAAAEEAPKKSRSRSRSRSRSRKKADTGDERQADDAGSNGDEGEAPAAEAVAAEEAEEGPAVVTGTGPELSEAAESAAPEEGSEADAPEADATDGPNRTIAESAGLEDETRGEDDAPEPAEGASEAEAQPDADPAPETTDEDGASQAEARPDPKGMETVDADAADDAGEDSDAATDAAVEGSDDSDEKPKRKSRSRSRSRGHKKAADEKDDSVETVADDDEPEEIRPARKPRPRKYKIQEVVKVRQIMLVQVVKEERGNKGAALTTYLSLAGRYCVLMPNTARGGGISRKITNAADRKKLKEIASEIDVPQGAGLIVRTAGAKRTKTEIKRDYEYLQRQWEQVRELTLKSIAPAPIYEEGNLIHRSIRDYYSRDIDEVIVDGEAGYREAKAYMKLIMPSHAKNVKLHDGGGLPLFAKYGVESYLAGMFNPTVQLKSGGYIVIGITEALVAIDVNSGKSTKEGSIEDTAVKTNLEAAEEVARQAKLRDLAGLIVIDFIDMDERKNNAAVEKRLKDALKHDRARIQVGRISGFGLLEMSRQRLRPGMLEATTQACPHCQGTGLIRSDDSVALGILRALEEEGTRKRSREVLLKLPVDICNYLMNEKREHLAQIEARYDMAVRVTADPSLVAPDFHMEKFKTATRVVPKPAATVVGMDTSWTPEEDEDEDDIVEAEAEEASDDRDEGEARGRGRSESGENGENGEGSGKKKRRRRSRRRKKGDENGNAEAGESADQGQAASEAGEPRPDEVAAPEMPPQDAVPETTQADAPDVPQAEEGEKPKSRSRSRSRKKAPAPEVESPSEAQPEMAEAVDAPVAEAAPAEAEAPAAPEAAQKPKRKTRVRAKAPAPSEPVQEAADAAAEAAPEPEPEPEPQPAPEPEAETAAEEGEAKPKRRGWWSFGT
- a CDS encoding M48 family metalloprotease: MIRLLSATLVLAWTLAMAALPARAQGLIRDAEIEYALRQVAAPIFRAAGLPASTRIYLIDDDQMNAFVGDARSIFIHSGLLMRLETVDQVQAVLAHEAAHIVNGHLTRRPAAARSAANVAKMGLLLGAAAAAAAGPRAGFGLAVGTASSAQRSLFAHTRAEESSADQSSLRFMAAAGADPNAALEVLEIFRGQELLSVGRQDPYARTHPLTRDRLRAVEGFAAAYPAQPRPPGAVDYWHARARGKLSAFLRAPRWTLSRVRGAQDEVAVLRRAIAHHRQADAARALAGIDSLIRARGSDPYYHELKGQFLLESGRAGAAVASYARAAELAPREGLIQAGLGRALMATGRFSEALPVLERARSRDPFDPRMLRDLATAHARLGQPGLASVAAAERYAVLGRMEDAGIHAERASAQLPRGSAGWLRAQDILAVAPRR
- a CDS encoding pyridoxal phosphate-dependent aminotransferase, with the translated sequence MSGASQVSVRVSDRSQVDPFIVMDVMERARRAEAAGRSIIHMEVGQPGTPAPQAARDGLVAAMQAGPLGYTVALGLPELRARIARLYRDWYGLELDPERVVVTAGSSAAFLLAFTALFDAGEKVGLGLPGYPSYRQILRALSLEAVGIETQAENRFQPVARELPPDLAGLIVASPANPTGTMLDKPALAALIAACAANGTAFVSDEIYHGIQYEGRAVSALEVSDDVYVINSFSKYFSMTGWRIGWMVVPEAHIRTIERLAQNMFICAPHASQVAALHAMDAEAELRANLEIYAENRRLMLDGLPRAGFDRIAPPDGAFYVYADVSGLTDDSLGFAARILDEAGVAVTPGLDFDPGRGAGTLRFSYARATADIAEGLVRLERFMGRR
- a CDS encoding N-acetylmuramoyl-L-alanine amidase family protein, coding for MIPLLRATLLAVALALPAQAQDFTARAQVTAAEIEAGRRGAALEIALSQPVPWRVFLKDAPWRLILDTSEIDWSGLPATEGVATGRVAPGWSRLVLSLDGPARIDRAWMETGEIGAIIHVRAEAGEGAPGPLIERGWDRVPQAVETPARPRQTGDRPLVVALDPGHGGIDPGAERGGTTEAVLMLRFARELAEVLRREGHVVVLTRESDEFVGLRGRSAVARAAGADLMISLHADALDGGGADGASVYTLDAETGEGIAAELAARQGRGDLLLGVELEDRGDEIAQVLIDLARAETAPRADALADALVAGIGAAGLNLHTRPRLGAEFTVLKAPDIPSVLLELGFMSDEGDLQNLLSPDWRARMATAIARGIEAWAVADAAEALRLRR